The Victivallis sp. Marseille-Q1083 genome has a window encoding:
- a CDS encoding aldo/keto reductase: MIPLQVTLGKTGITVDKNGFGALPVQRVGRREAVYLLRKAFEHGITFFDTARSYSDSEEKLGCAFRNLREKIFIATKTPATTATGFWDDLHTSLRLLHCDYVDILQFHNPAFCPKPGDGSGLYEAMQEARQQGKIRFIGLTNHRLPVAREAVDSGLYDTLQFPFSYLATPEEHQLAARCRERQIGFLAMKALAGGLITDAMTAYAYLAQFDHVLPLWGIQRERELNEFLACRSTPPALDAVRQAVIDRDRRMLQGNFCRGCGYCLPCPAGIEINTCARMSLLIRRAPSAAQLTAPMQAMMKRIESCLHCGRCAERCPYHLDTPALLQANYQDYREILAGKPV, encoded by the coding sequence ATGATACCGTTGCAAGTCACACTCGGGAAAACCGGTATTACCGTCGATAAAAACGGCTTCGGCGCCCTGCCCGTTCAACGCGTCGGCCGGCGGGAAGCCGTCTATCTGCTGCGCAAGGCTTTCGAGCACGGGATAACATTCTTTGATACCGCCAGAAGCTACTCCGACAGCGAAGAAAAACTCGGCTGCGCTTTCCGAAATCTCCGGGAGAAAATTTTTATCGCCACCAAGACCCCGGCAACCACGGCGACGGGCTTCTGGGACGATCTGCATACCAGCCTCCGGCTGCTCCACTGCGATTACGTCGATATCCTGCAATTTCACAATCCGGCTTTCTGTCCGAAACCCGGCGACGGCAGCGGACTGTATGAAGCGATGCAGGAAGCCCGGCAACAGGGCAAAATCCGTTTTATCGGCCTCACCAATCATCGTCTGCCGGTTGCCCGGGAAGCGGTTGACTCCGGCTTGTACGATACGCTGCAATTTCCGTTCAGCTACCTGGCGACGCCGGAAGAACACCAACTCGCCGCCAGATGCCGGGAGCGGCAAATCGGTTTTCTGGCAATGAAGGCGCTGGCCGGCGGCCTGATCACCGATGCGATGACGGCTTATGCTTATCTGGCGCAATTCGACCACGTGCTGCCGCTCTGGGGAATCCAGCGGGAACGGGAATTGAACGAGTTTCTCGCCTGCCGTTCGACACCGCCGGCGCTCGACGCCGTACGGCAGGCGGTCATCGACCGCGACCGCCGGATGCTGCAGGGCAATTTCTGCCGCGGCTGCGGTTACTGCCTGCCCTGCCCCGCCGGCATCGAAATCAACACTTGTGCCAGAATGTCGCTCCTGATCCGGCGGGCGCCGTCAGCCGCCCAGCTGACCGCGCCGATGCAGGCGATGATGAAACGGATCGAAAGCTGCCTGCATTGCGGCCGTTGCGCCGAACGTTGTCCGTATCACCTGGATACGCCGGCGCTGCTGCAGGCCAACTACCAGGATTACCGGGAAATCCTGGCCGGCAAGCCGGTATGA